From the genome of Aeromonas hydrophila subsp. hydrophila ATCC 7966:
GAAGGAGATCGACGAGCTGGCCGACCGCCCCGGCGCCGGCTTTGCGGTGAGCGAGGCGGACAAGCTGGCCATCCACGCCCTCACCCCCTTCTGGAACGGCCAGACGGTGCAGGATCGCTGCTACGGCCTCTTTACCGACGAGCAGAAGGGGCTGCTGGAGAGCGGCATCATCAAGGCCGAGGGCAACATGACCTCGGGGGATGCGCACCTCGCGGTCAACTACGAGCAGCTGCTTGCCCTCGGTCTCGACGGCCTCAAGGCCAAGGTGGCCGAGCGGTGCGGCCGGCTCGATCTGGCGGACTGGGCCGATCTGCAGCGCGAGCAGTTCCTGCAGGCCGTCGCCATCACCTTCGATGCCGTCAGCCAGCACATCGAGCGTTACGCCGCACTGGCTCGCGAACTGGCACAGCAGGAGCCGCGCCCCGAGCGCCGCTGCGAGCTTGAGACCATCGCCCTCAACTGCGCTCACATCGCCCACCGGCCCCCCGAGACCTTCTGGCAGGCGCTGCAGCTCTGCTACTTCATCCAGCTCATCCTGCAGATCGAGTCCAACGGCCACTCGGTGTCGTTTGGCCGGATGGACCAGTACCTCTACCCCTGGTATCGCCGCGAAGTAGAGCTGTCGGAATCCCTGCCGCGCACACGCGCCATCGAGCTGCTGCAAGGGTGCTGGCTCAAGTTGCTGGAGGTGAACAAGATCCGCTCCGGCACCCACTCCAAAGCCTCCGCCGGCAGCCCGCTCTATCAAAACGTCACCATCGGCGGCCAGAACTGGCGGGATGGCAAAGCCCATGACGCGGTCAACGGCCTCTCCTACGCGATTCTGGAGTCCTGCGGCCAGCTGCGCTCCACCCAGCCCAACCTCTCGGTGCGCTACCACGCCGGCATGAGCGAGGATTTCCTCGACGCCTGCATCCAGGTGATCCGCTGCGGCTTCGGCATGCCCGCCTTCAACAACGACGAGGTGGTGATCCCCGAGTTCATCAAGCTCGGGGTGAGCGAGGAGGATGCCCACCACTACGCCGCCATCGGCTGCATCGAGACTGCAGTACCCGGCAAGTGGGGCTATCGCTGCACCGGCATGAGCTTCATCAACTTCGCCCGCATTCTGCTGGCGGCACTCGATGGCGGCCGCGATGCCACCACCGGCAAGGTCTTCCTGCCCCAGCCCCAGTCACTGCGGCAAGGCACGTTCGGCCACTTCGACGAGGTGATGGCCCGCTGGGACGAGCAGGTGCGCTACTTCACCCGCAAATCCATCGAGATTGACTGCGTGGTCGACAGCGTGCTGGAGGCCCAGGCCCACGACATCCTCTGCAGCGCCCTGGTGGATGACTGCATCGAGCGCGGCAAGACCATCAAGCAGGGGGGCGCCGTCTATGACTGGGTCTCCGGATTGCAGGTGGGGATCGCCAACCTGGGCAACAGCCTGGCGGCGCTGAAGAAACTGGTGTTCGAGCAGGGCGTGGTGGATCAGCGCGAGCTGGCCGAAGCGCTCGAGCAGGATTTTGCCGGGCTCGAGGGCGAACAGCTGCGCCAGCGCCTCACCCACGCAGCCCCCAAATATGGCAACGATCTGGACGAGGTCGACCTGCTGCTGGTGCAGGCCTACCAGAGCTACATCGACGAGCTCAAGGGGCTGCACAACACCCGCTTCGGCCGTGGCCCCATCGGTGGCACCTACTATGCGGGCACCTCCTCCATCTCGGCCAACGTGCCGTTTGGGGCGGCCACCATGGCTACCCCGGATGGCCGCCACGCCCGCACCCCGCTGGCGGAAGGGGCCAGCCCAGCATCGGGCTCGGATCGCCTCGGCCCCACGGCGGTGTTCAATTCGCTCGGCAAGCTGCCCACGGCGGCCATCCTCGGCGGCGTGCTGCTCAACCAGAAACTGAGCCCGGCCAGCCTTGAAAACGAGCGGGACAAGACCAAGCTGATGAGCCTGCTGCGCACCTTCTTCGAGGTGCACAAGGGGTGGCACGTGCAGTACAACATCGTCTCGCGGGAAACCCTGCTGGCGGCCAAGGCCCATCCCGACCAGTATCGGGATCTGGTGGTGCGGGTGGCGGGCTATTCGGCCTTCTTCACCGCCTTATCCCCCGATGCGCAAGATGATATCATCGCCCGCACCGAGCACAGTCTCTGACGGGCCCCACCAGGGGCAGCTGTGCCCCTTTATGACCGGCAAGCCACCCGCGCGGTGGCTTGCCGCTATCCACTGCCAGCCAGCGAGGCCCCATGAACCCACGCCACCAACTGATCCTCACCCTGGTCCATCAGGCCCGCAAGATGAGCGTGAGCGAGCTCTCCCAACGTACCGGGGTCTCGGAGGTGACGGTGCGCAACGACCTGACCGCGCTCGAAAAGCAGGGGCTGCTCAAGCGGGTGCACGGCTCGGCCATGGCGCTGGAGAGCGACGATCCCGACGCCCGGATGAACATCAACTACCTGCTCAAGGAGCGCCTCGCCGAGCGAGCCGCCCAGCTGGTAGAGGATGGCGAGACGGTCTTTATCGAAGGGGGCAGCGCCAACGCCCTGCTGGCCCGTCATCTGGCCCTGCACAAGCGGGTCACCATCATCACCATCAGCAGCTACATCGCCCACCTGCTGCGCGACACCCAGGCCCAGGTAGTGCTGCTCGGCGGCCTGTTCCAGCATCAGAGCGAGAGCGTGGTGGGGCCGCTGACCCGGCTGTGCATCGAGCAGGTGCACTTCTCCAAGGCCTTCATCGGGGTAGACGGTTTTCATCCCGAGATGGGTTTCACCGGCCGCGACATGATGCGGGCCGACGTGGTCAACAGCGTGCTGGCCAAGGGGGTGACCAATGTGGTCATCACCGACAGCAGCAAGTTCGGCGCCATCCACCCGAGCCCGCTCGGTACGCCGGGCCAGATCGGCGTGCTGGTCACCGACGATGCCCTGCCCGCCCCCATGCGGGCCACCCTGGCCGCACGCGGCATCACAGTGCACTGCGTCGCCGCCTGAATCGCACCTTGCCCCCCGTTGCCCGGTTGCTCCCCCGCCTGGCGGCTTGACGGCGCCCACCGAGGCTGGGGTATGCTCGTCCTCTTTTGGCCTCTCCTGCCAGAGGCCACAGACCGAAGGACGCCGCATGCACACCAAGGACAAATTTCTGGCCGCTCTGGTCATCCTCTGCTGGGGGCTCAACTTTGTCGCCATCAAGTGGGGGCTGGAGGGGATTCCCCCGCTGCTGCTGGGGGCGCTGCGCTTCGTCGGGGTGGTCTTTCCCGCCATCTTGCTGGTCCCCAGACCCGCCATGCCGTGGCGCTGGTTGCTGGCCTATGGCGGAGCCATCAGTCTCGGCCAGTTCTCCTTTCTGTTCTGCGCCATGAAGTTCGGCATGCCGGCGGGCATGGCCTCGCTGGTGCTGCAATCCCAGGTGGTGTTCACCCTGCTGTTCGCCATGATCTGGCTGGGTGAGCGCTGGCAACCCCACCACTGGGTGGCCCTGCCGCTGGCGGGGGCCGGTCTCTATCTCATCGCCACCCATGGCGAAGGCAACCTGACCCTGCTCGGCTTCGTGCTGACCCTCTGCGCGGCCGCCTGCTGGGGCCTTGGCAACGTCATCAATCGCCAGATCGGGCTGCGCTACCAGACCACGCTGCCCAGCCTTATCGCCTGGGGCGGACTGGTGCCCATCCTTCCCTTCCTCGCCCTCTCCTGGTTGTTCGAGG
Proteins encoded in this window:
- a CDS encoding formate C-acetyltransferase/glycerol dehydratase family glycyl radical enzyme, which gives rise to MTQLDLTTLPPRIRAHKESLIHIVQPPVCTERARHYTQAYQAHLARPLPVRRALALALHLKERTIWIKHDELIVGNQASQVRAAPLFPEYTVGWIEKEIDELADRPGAGFAVSEADKLAIHALTPFWNGQTVQDRCYGLFTDEQKGLLESGIIKAEGNMTSGDAHLAVNYEQLLALGLDGLKAKVAERCGRLDLADWADLQREQFLQAVAITFDAVSQHIERYAALARELAQQEPRPERRCELETIALNCAHIAHRPPETFWQALQLCYFIQLILQIESNGHSVSFGRMDQYLYPWYRREVELSESLPRTRAIELLQGCWLKLLEVNKIRSGTHSKASAGSPLYQNVTIGGQNWRDGKAHDAVNGLSYAILESCGQLRSTQPNLSVRYHAGMSEDFLDACIQVIRCGFGMPAFNNDEVVIPEFIKLGVSEEDAHHYAAIGCIETAVPGKWGYRCTGMSFINFARILLAALDGGRDATTGKVFLPQPQSLRQGTFGHFDEVMARWDEQVRYFTRKSIEIDCVVDSVLEAQAHDILCSALVDDCIERGKTIKQGGAVYDWVSGLQVGIANLGNSLAALKKLVFEQGVVDQRELAEALEQDFAGLEGEQLRQRLTHAAPKYGNDLDEVDLLLVQAYQSYIDELKGLHNTRFGRGPIGGTYYAGTSSISANVPFGAATMATPDGRHARTPLAEGASPASGSDRLGPTAVFNSLGKLPTAAILGGVLLNQKLSPASLENERDKTKLMSLLRTFFEVHKGWHVQYNIVSRETLLAAKAHPDQYRDLVVRVAGYSAFFTALSPDAQDDIIARTEHSL
- a CDS encoding DeoR/GlpR family DNA-binding transcription regulator; the protein is MNPRHQLILTLVHQARKMSVSELSQRTGVSEVTVRNDLTALEKQGLLKRVHGSAMALESDDPDARMNINYLLKERLAERAAQLVEDGETVFIEGGSANALLARHLALHKRVTIITISSYIAHLLRDTQAQVVLLGGLFQHQSESVVGPLTRLCIEQVHFSKAFIGVDGFHPEMGFTGRDMMRADVVNSVLAKGVTNVVITDSSKFGAIHPSPLGTPGQIGVLVTDDALPAPMRATLAARGITVHCVAA
- a CDS encoding EamA family transporter, which translates into the protein MHTKDKFLAALVILCWGLNFVAIKWGLEGIPPLLLGALRFVGVVFPAILLVPRPAMPWRWLLAYGGAISLGQFSFLFCAMKFGMPAGMASLVLQSQVVFTLLFAMIWLGERWQPHHWVALPLAGAGLYLIATHGEGNLTLLGFVLTLCAAACWGLGNVINRQIGLRYQTTLPSLIAWGGLVPILPFLALSWLFEGPELMASSLLNISWQGFLCVLYLSFVATWLGYGLWGRLLMRYPVAQVAPLSLLVPCVGMVAAALLLDEHPTPLQWLGSALVLLGFVVHLLGGRLRWFKPQTAA